GGTCCTCGACGAGCCCGCGCACCGCGCCTTCGCGGAGCGGCACGGCTACCGCCCCAGACGGTCCGCGCACTTCCTGCGCCTGGACCTGACGTCGGCCGCGCTGCCCGCGCTCCCGCAGCCGCTCCCGGCCGGGGTCGAACTGCGTCCCGCCTCGGCCTTCGCCGCAGACCCGCGGCCGCTCTTCGAGGCCGACGCCGAGACGACGGCCGACGAACCGGGCGATGTGGCGGCCGAGTTCGACGACTACGAGGACTGGCTCGCGCACACGTGGAACAGCCCCTGCCTCGACAAGGAGCTCACCACCGTCGTGCTGGTCGACGGGGCGGTGGCCGCCTTCACGCTCGCCCGGACCGACGGCGCCACCCGCTACGCCTCGGGGATGACCGGTACCCTGCGCGCCTTCCGCGGGCGGGGGCTGGCCAAGCTCGCCAAGACGGCGTCCCTGCACCGGGCCCGCACGGCCGGGTACACCGAGGCCTTCACCGGCAACGACGCCGGCAACGCCCCGATGCTCGCCGTCAACGAGTGGTTCGGGTACGAGATCTGCGCGACAGAAACGCGCTACACGAAGAGACTCGCGAAACAGCGCACGAAGGAACTGGAGACAGCGTGACCGAGCAGCTGACCGTCGTCCTGACCAAGGCCGGACGCACCAAGATCCGCTATCCGGCGGCGCAGGTCGCCGACGACGGCGACCGGATCTCCGTGCGCGCGCCCTGGGCGGCCGAGGGCGTACGGGACTTCGGCTTCGTCCGCTTCGAGCCGGGCGACGTGTTCGTCGAGCACTTCTGGCGCACGCGCTGGTACGCGGTCAAGGAGGTGTGGACCGGCGACGGCGTCCTCAAGGGCTGGTACTGCGACGTGACGCGCCCGGCCCTGGTGCAGGCCGGGGAGATCCTCGTGGAGGACCTGGACCTCGACCTGTGGGTCTCGGCGGACGGGACCTCCGTACTGCGCCTGGACGAGGACGAGTTCGCCGAGAGCGGGCTCGCCACGAGCGACCCGGAGGCGGCCGCCCAGGCCGTCCGGGCCCTCGACGCCCTGGACGACCAGGCGCGCTCGGCTGCCGGCCTGAGCGCCCTCCTCGCGTAGGGGCGGCCGGGCGGGGCGGGCCCCCGGCCCGCCTCGCCGGCCGGTCCGGGCCGGCC
Above is a genomic segment from Streptomyces sp. NBC_01233 containing:
- a CDS encoding GNAT family N-acetyltransferase, yielding MTASIRDLRPGDLSDAESVVRVRRAALPFMVGTAEGVAFELSCAHPASHRRILVAETPGGEVVGTAETGIAHDSPQPGQGYVNAYVDPARRGLGAGLLLLRAAEEHLAARGAVDAYAWVLDEPAHRAFAERHGYRPRRSAHFLRLDLTSAALPALPQPLPAGVELRPASAFAADPRPLFEADAETTADEPGDVAAEFDDYEDWLAHTWNSPCLDKELTTVVLVDGAVAAFTLARTDGATRYASGMTGTLRAFRGRGLAKLAKTASLHRARTAGYTEAFTGNDAGNAPMLAVNEWFGYEICATETRYTKRLAKQRTKELETA
- a CDS encoding DUF402 domain-containing protein, giving the protein MTEQLTVVLTKAGRTKIRYPAAQVADDGDRISVRAPWAAEGVRDFGFVRFEPGDVFVEHFWRTRWYAVKEVWTGDGVLKGWYCDVTRPALVQAGEILVEDLDLDLWVSADGTSVLRLDEDEFAESGLATSDPEAAAQAVRALDALDDQARSAAGLSALLA